In Symmachiella dynata, the following are encoded in one genomic region:
- a CDS encoding DUF3320 domain-containing protein: MVDSKSILEKLESARRDLLDLTGRNRLISTPRSSTRSGRLEIVDELAEAVYRILVQENKMMSFLARPEDGGEETDSTNGELLLFQPDDEDEQDNSGVAERHVDRNLQTTFASEQLQRKLLKLYYDARTFKEEQGVNILYLAIGFLKWYEDDNSDRERYAPLLLIPVELDRKSANARFRLRYTDDDITTNLSLQEKLKADFGISLPDVPDVDELAPQNYFEQVRTAIERKERWQVLDNDMVLWFFSFAKFLMYRDLKPETWDGERQIEGHPLVSALLQDGFRQDPSFCPDDQNIDRFLQPLDMIHVMDADSSQTVAIEEVRQGRNLVIQGPPGTGKSQTITNLIATAVKEGKRVLFVAEKMAALEVVKRRLDNVGLGDMCLELHSHKANKKAVLEELSHTLNLGRPSMDDVVGQAEDLTAYRDKLNRHAEIMHSYLEPGHVTPFRALGELVRLRAMGMQPADFKLVDALTWSATDLREKQHMLEDLAVHMREVGNPRQHPWRGVRLQSVLPMDRSRIASTLPGLLERLDRLITATNDLADMLCFGDADTLGAISSLAKFADRLRKAPRMDRQAMANPAWIERRQTLVECQKAGQELAANRASLGPLVAEVAWTTDVGAARRDLAAHGRSWFRFFNSDYRRAQATLRGILSAELPPPLDERLEILDRLIQTQQATQMLSDSHHNQIGQEAFGMLWRGADSNWTEINEVLTWERECQEADIPDNFRYVLAQIEDLEAVKLLFKRIAKDLKPLFTEVQLLFKQLDLDLQQSFDTRDVKVVPLVDLRERIQSWHDDPEALTKWIAYFIRWRKLDENGMGPLAEKLGEGTISADNSLNRFQMAYFEDLMREAFQQHSELAEFDGVSHEKLLKKFRELDLQRIALARQEVANAHFQRMPTQGGDAGELGILRREMKKKRKHLPLRKLLLQAGHAVQAVKPVFMMSPISVAQYLEPGILDFDLLVIDEASQVRPVDAIGAVARARQVAVVGDDRQLPPTHFFSRVVGEENEPDDDGDFQASDLESILGLCLGQNMPQQMLKWHYRSRHHSLIAVSNREFYGDGLYVVPSPFNGKSNSGLSFRHIPDGIYDRGGSRTNAREAIAIAEAVIEHAQRTPDKTLGVGAFSVSQRDAILNELELRRRQTPELEAFFSTSQAEPFFVKNLENIQGDERDVILISVGYGKDASGYMSMSFGPLNSDGGERRLNVLITRARERCEIFSSITADDIDLNRTKARGVQAFKTFLTYAKSGFLDSAGVAGGVHDSEFERQVCQALVGLGFQVDAQIGVAGFFIDLGVVDPDQPGRYLLGIECDGASYHSSRSARDRDRLRQQVLEDRDWIIHRIWSTDWFHRPEDQLRKVVAAIEDARATWASRSGIYTQPTDRLALKPVNEAIVRHDEIIDDDVPPDAISVIPYVEAAFVVDTTYDIHQVDLGQLAKIASRVVSIEGPVHQDEVVRRVATLWGLKRAGKRIAAAVEEALAEAAYRSSIAQYGLFYSPAKQECVPIRDRTEVISANLRKTEYLPPTEIREALAAVVGVNLGMDSDEAATEVARLLGYKSTSSQLKQVISDEVSALIECELLEQRNGKLYVRTESMSVSTN; this comes from the coding sequence ATGGTCGATTCGAAATCAATTCTGGAGAAGCTGGAAAGCGCGCGGCGTGACCTGCTTGACCTAACTGGTCGTAACCGATTGATCAGTACGCCCCGATCGAGCACACGTTCGGGGCGACTGGAGATCGTGGACGAATTGGCCGAGGCCGTATACCGAATCCTCGTTCAAGAAAACAAGATGATGTCTTTTCTAGCCCGTCCTGAAGATGGCGGTGAAGAGACTGATTCAACGAACGGCGAACTCTTACTGTTCCAGCCGGACGACGAAGACGAGCAAGATAATAGTGGGGTCGCAGAACGCCATGTCGATCGAAATCTCCAAACGACGTTTGCATCGGAACAATTGCAGCGAAAGCTGCTTAAGCTCTATTACGATGCACGAACGTTCAAAGAGGAACAAGGTGTCAACATTCTTTACCTGGCGATCGGGTTTCTGAAGTGGTACGAAGATGACAACTCGGACAGAGAACGCTATGCACCCTTGCTGTTGATTCCTGTTGAACTCGACCGGAAATCTGCGAACGCTCGATTCCGATTGCGCTACACCGATGACGACATCACGACCAACCTGTCTTTACAGGAAAAACTCAAAGCCGACTTTGGGATATCCTTACCAGACGTTCCTGATGTGGATGAACTTGCGCCTCAAAATTACTTTGAGCAAGTGCGAACTGCCATCGAGCGGAAGGAGCGGTGGCAGGTTCTGGACAATGACATGGTGTTGTGGTTTTTTTCGTTCGCCAAATTCTTGATGTACAGGGACCTCAAGCCGGAGACGTGGGATGGGGAACGCCAAATTGAAGGACATCCGCTGGTTTCGGCATTGCTGCAAGATGGATTTCGCCAAGATCCATCCTTTTGCCCTGACGATCAGAATATCGACCGCTTTCTGCAACCGTTGGACATGATTCACGTTATGGATGCTGATAGTTCACAGACGGTGGCGATTGAGGAAGTACGGCAAGGAAGAAACCTAGTCATTCAGGGCCCCCCTGGCACTGGGAAATCGCAAACGATCACAAATCTCATTGCCACTGCCGTCAAAGAAGGGAAGCGGGTACTATTTGTCGCCGAGAAAATGGCTGCCCTCGAAGTTGTGAAAAGGCGCTTGGATAACGTGGGGCTGGGCGACATGTGCCTAGAACTACACAGCCACAAGGCTAATAAGAAGGCTGTGTTAGAGGAGCTTAGCCATACTCTCAATCTTGGCCGTCCCAGTATGGACGACGTGGTCGGCCAAGCCGAGGATTTAACTGCCTATCGCGATAAGTTGAACCGCCACGCCGAGATCATGCATTCCTATTTGGAGCCGGGACACGTCACTCCCTTTCGAGCATTGGGCGAGTTGGTCAGGCTACGTGCGATGGGGATGCAGCCGGCAGATTTTAAACTGGTGGATGCATTGACTTGGAGTGCTACCGACCTTCGAGAAAAGCAGCACATGCTGGAGGACCTAGCAGTCCACATGCGTGAAGTTGGGAATCCGCGTCAGCATCCATGGCGCGGGGTCCGGTTGCAGTCCGTGTTGCCGATGGACAGATCACGGATTGCTTCGACACTACCGGGGTTGTTAGAGCGTCTTGACAGGCTAATCACGGCGACGAATGATCTCGCTGATATGCTTTGTTTTGGCGACGCCGATACACTCGGGGCCATTTCATCACTTGCCAAATTTGCTGACCGTCTGCGTAAGGCGCCACGCATGGATCGACAGGCAATGGCGAATCCGGCGTGGATTGAACGACGGCAAACACTTGTGGAATGTCAGAAAGCTGGGCAGGAGCTTGCCGCCAACCGTGCCAGCCTTGGGCCGCTGGTGGCGGAAGTCGCCTGGACGACGGACGTAGGTGCGGCACGCCGCGACCTGGCTGCACATGGCCGCTCCTGGTTCCGCTTTTTCAATAGCGACTACCGTCGTGCTCAAGCGACGCTGCGCGGGATTCTCAGCGCCGAGCTTCCCCCCCCTCTCGACGAACGGCTTGAGATCCTCGACCGTCTCATCCAGACGCAACAGGCAACTCAGATGCTGAGCGACTCCCATCACAATCAAATCGGCCAAGAAGCGTTTGGAATGCTTTGGCGCGGTGCAGACTCTAATTGGACCGAGATCAATGAGGTGCTGACATGGGAACGAGAGTGTCAAGAAGCCGATATTCCCGACAATTTCCGTTATGTCCTAGCGCAGATAGAAGACCTCGAGGCGGTCAAGTTGCTGTTCAAACGAATTGCCAAAGACCTCAAGCCACTATTCACAGAAGTTCAGCTGCTTTTCAAGCAACTCGATTTGGATCTGCAGCAATCTTTTGATACGCGCGATGTCAAGGTCGTACCACTTGTTGATCTCCGCGAGCGGATTCAATCCTGGCATGATGATCCAGAAGCGTTGACAAAGTGGATTGCGTATTTCATACGCTGGCGCAAGCTAGATGAGAATGGAATGGGGCCGTTGGCCGAAAAGCTGGGAGAGGGGACAATTTCGGCGGACAATTCTCTCAACCGTTTTCAGATGGCTTATTTCGAAGACTTAATGCGGGAAGCATTTCAACAGCATTCTGAGTTGGCGGAGTTCGATGGCGTATCACACGAAAAGCTCTTAAAGAAATTTCGTGAGCTAGATCTCCAACGCATCGCTTTGGCCAGGCAGGAGGTTGCGAACGCTCATTTCCAACGCATGCCGACGCAAGGTGGAGATGCCGGCGAACTCGGGATATTGCGACGAGAGATGAAGAAAAAGCGAAAACACCTACCTCTCCGCAAGCTACTACTACAAGCGGGCCATGCCGTTCAGGCCGTGAAGCCGGTGTTCATGATGAGTCCAATATCTGTTGCTCAATACCTCGAGCCGGGAATATTGGATTTTGATCTCCTGGTTATTGACGAAGCCAGTCAAGTACGGCCAGTCGATGCGATAGGCGCCGTTGCACGAGCACGGCAAGTAGCCGTTGTGGGCGATGATCGCCAACTGCCGCCGACTCATTTCTTCAGTCGCGTGGTGGGTGAGGAAAACGAGCCAGACGATGACGGCGACTTCCAGGCAAGTGATCTTGAGAGCATCCTGGGACTCTGTTTGGGACAGAACATGCCGCAGCAAATGCTGAAATGGCACTACAGGAGCCGACACCATTCGTTAATCGCCGTGTCCAATCGCGAGTTTTATGGGGACGGACTCTACGTTGTCCCGAGCCCCTTCAATGGCAAAAGTAATTCTGGGCTGAGTTTTCGTCATATTCCCGATGGGATTTATGATCGTGGCGGTTCGAGAACGAATGCGAGAGAGGCGATTGCTATTGCTGAAGCTGTCATTGAACACGCGCAACGAACCCCAGACAAAACACTTGGTGTGGGAGCTTTTTCCGTTTCGCAACGCGATGCGATTCTCAATGAATTGGAATTGAGGCGTCGACAAACGCCTGAATTGGAAGCCTTCTTCTCTACGTCCCAGGCAGAGCCATTCTTCGTTAAAAACCTGGAGAATATCCAGGGGGACGAACGCGATGTGATTCTGATTTCCGTAGGGTATGGAAAGGATGCGTCCGGGTACATGTCGATGAGCTTTGGCCCACTCAATAGTGATGGCGGCGAACGACGGCTGAACGTGCTCATTACCCGCGCTCGCGAGAGATGTGAAATTTTTTCCTCGATCACTGCGGATGACATCGACCTCAATCGTACCAAGGCACGTGGTGTTCAAGCATTTAAGACTTTCTTGACCTACGCGAAATCAGGTTTCCTTGATTCGGCCGGCGTCGCAGGTGGTGTACACGACTCGGAGTTTGAAAGACAGGTTTGCCAGGCCCTAGTGGGGTTGGGGTTTCAGGTTGATGCACAGATTGGCGTTGCCGGTTTTTTCATTGACCTGGGGGTTGTTGATCCAGATCAGCCCGGTCGTTATCTCCTGGGTATTGAATGCGACGGGGCGTCTTATCATTCGTCTCGATCGGCCCGCGATCGAGACCGGTTGCGTCAGCAGGTGCTTGAAGATCGTGACTGGATCATCCACCGAATCTGGAGTACCGACTGGTTTCATCGCCCGGAAGATCAACTTCGAAAAGTGGTGGCGGCCATTGAGGACGCGCGTGCAACTTGGGCAAGTCGCTCTGGCATTTACACGCAACCGACAGACAGGCTTGCGTTAAAACCTGTGAATGAAGCTATTGTTCGACATGATGAGATAATCGATGACGACGTTCCTCCCGATGCGATTAGTGTCATCCCCTACGTTGAGGCTGCCTTTGTCGTGGATACGACTTATGACATCCACCAGGTCGATTTGGGGCAATTAGCAAAGATTGCTTCTCGTGTCGTCAGCATCGAGGGACCAGTGCATCAAGATGAAGTTGTCCGGCGCGTCGCGACTCTATGGGGTCTCAAGCGTGCGGGAAAGCGAATCGCAGCGGCAGTTGAAGAGGCACTTGCGGAAGCAGCTTATCGGAGCAGTATCGCCCAGTATGGTCTTTTCTACAGTCCAGCTAAACAGGAATGTGTTCCGATTCGCGATCGTACCGAAGTCATTTCGGCAAATCTTCGCAAAACAGAATACCTGCCGCCCACCGAAATACGGGAAGCGCTAGCGGCCGTCGTTGGGGTAAATTTGGGAATGGACTCAGATGAAGCAGCAACCGAGGTTGCGCGACTATTGGGCTACAAATCTACCAGTTCGCAGCTCAAACAAGTTATCAGCGACGAAGTCTCAGCGTTGATTGAATGCGAATTGTTAGAACAAAGAAATGGGAAGCTTTACGTTCGTACCGAATCAATGAGCGTTTCGACGAACTAA
- a CDS encoding DUF4339 domain-containing protein gives MAFEWYFQNNGKESGPVSPKTLLQLARDGYLNPDDFVRRNDMEKWQPARKVKGLTFPDGQPGVDADSGHTKNSLPERSNSQKSAVRQLVESAVTESGKSVQLFDDGTWHLVATPVLEKDSDEKSTSIAVVSSNRPQSTLENSFRQIRWGYSEREVRDSEASEPIHEHSGALFYEGRIADFPCRIIYVFAREICVRAKYSILEEHSNENLYLDDYFKLKELLLKKYGRPVTSSGQHSDFVWLDSLFQDDESDWGRAVAAGHLALQSQWETEDTCIDLVLHGDNFEISLAVEYWSKEMGHLEEEEKHEQHLGDL, from the coding sequence ATGGCGTTCGAGTGGTATTTTCAAAATAATGGTAAAGAATCTGGGCCAGTATCTCCCAAGACGTTGTTGCAATTGGCCCGCGACGGATATCTGAATCCTGATGATTTCGTCCGCAGAAATGATATGGAAAAATGGCAGCCAGCCCGCAAGGTCAAGGGATTGACTTTTCCTGACGGTCAACCTGGGGTCGACGCAGATTCGGGGCACACCAAGAATTCGTTACCTGAGCGTAGTAATTCTCAGAAGAGCGCGGTCCGGCAATTGGTAGAAAGTGCCGTGACGGAGAGTGGGAAATCGGTACAACTATTTGATGATGGTACTTGGCATTTGGTCGCTACTCCGGTTCTGGAAAAAGATTCTGATGAAAAGTCGACGTCGATTGCCGTCGTGTCTTCAAATAGACCTCAAAGTACGTTGGAGAATTCCTTTCGGCAAATTCGGTGGGGGTACTCAGAACGTGAAGTGCGGGACAGTGAAGCGTCGGAACCTATTCATGAACATTCCGGCGCGTTGTTTTATGAAGGTCGCATTGCAGACTTTCCGTGCCGCATCATCTACGTATTTGCCAGAGAGATCTGCGTTAGGGCAAAATACTCCATCCTCGAAGAACACTCAAACGAGAACCTCTACCTTGATGACTATTTCAAATTGAAAGAATTGTTGTTGAAAAAATACGGCCGCCCCGTCACTTCAAGCGGACAACATAGCGATTTCGTCTGGTTGGACTCACTTTTTCAAGATGATGAGTCCGATTGGGGTCGCGCAGTTGCTGCCGGTCATCTGGCACTGCAGTCTCAATGGGAAACCGAGGACACCTGCATAGACCTAGTGCTCCACGGAGATAATTTCGAGATTTCACTCGCTGTGGAATACTGGAGCAAAGAAATGGGACACCTCGAAGAGGAGGAAAAACATGAACAGCACCTCGGCGATCTCTAA